Within Bacteroidota bacterium, the genomic segment AGGTTGGCATTATTGATTAAATATTCTCCCTGATAACGAGGAAGACGACGGCGGAAATCATTAGCCTCCAGAGTATCGGCATTTAAGGTAGCGGTCATTAGTCCACGGCTTAGTGGTGCAAAAGGTATAAATGCAATACCATTTTCTTTACAGAATTCCATTACTGCACGATGTTGCTGAGATAATAACGAGAATTCGCTTTGAACTGCTGTAATCTGGAATACTTTTATTGCCTTCTGCAAATCATCTAAAGTACATTCACTTAAGCCGATATAACGAACCTTTCCTTCTCTTACCAGTTCGCTCATGGCACCTACTGTTTCCTCTACTGGAACTGTAGGATCTATACGATGTGCATAATAAAGATCAATATGGTCTACATCCAAACGTTTTAAGCTTTCATCACATGCCTGTTTAACATACACTGGTGAGCAATCCAAATGGGTTGTGTTTGGCATAAATCCATCATGTTCCCCTTCATTTAAAACAAAGCCGAACTTGCTGGCCAGAAATACCTGATCGCGATGTCCCTTTAATGCCTTGCCAACTAAAATTTCATTACTATGATCCACCCCATAAATGTCTGCGGTATCCCAAAGATTAATACCTAATTCCAAGGTATGATAAAGGATTTTCATGCTTTCTGCATCATCAGCTTCACCATATATACTACTAATTGGCATACAACCAAATCCAATAGCCGATACTTTCTCTCCTGTTTTTCCTAATTCTCTGTACTTCATAGATAATCCTCCTACTTTAGTTTGTTATACTCTTCGTCAGCTACAGGTTCTAACCACGTAGCAGGCCCCTTTTCAGGATTCACTTCAATTGCAAGGTGCACAAACCAACTGTCAGGTGCTGCACCATGCCAATGCTTTACACCTGCAGGAATCTGAACCACATCCCCAGGATGGAGTTCCTGTGCCGGTTTTCCCTCTTCCTGATAATAACCTCTGCCACCGGTAACAAGAAGTATCTGACCGCCAGCATGAACATGCCAGTTATTGCGACATCCCGGTTCAAAAGTTACATTGCCAATTGGGCATGCTCCAAGTGTCAGCATATTAAGATATACCGTACCTTTAAAATTGTTACTTACAAATTTTTCTCCCTTGGAAAAAATAGCGCTATTGCTTAAATCTCTTGATTCACTCATTGTTCTTGTCCACCTGATTTTTATTATTTATATGATTTTGTATAAATATCCACGCAGTCCTCAACAGTTAATGTTGTTCTGTCGCACAGAAATAATCCGCCCATGGCATCTTTTGCATTTAGAGCCATTGTTTCAAATTCTTCCGGTTTAATTCCATAATCGGACATCTTTAAGTCTGCCACTCCACATTCTTCCTGCAGTTTTGTAAGCATGGCAATGAAATCCATAGGCTCCTTTGCGTCTTCCATCCCCATTGCTTTTGCCATACGCACAAAACGCTCATCACAAACATGTTCGTTAATGAAATGAGTAAAATAGGCCTTACTAAGCATGATCAAACCTGCTCCGTGAGGTAAATTCTGATGGTAGGCAGACATGGCATGTTCCAAAGAATGCTGGCTGGAGGTTGTACCGACACACATTACCACGCCAGACAAATTGTTGCCAAAAGCCACCCTTTCCCTTGCTTCCATATCATTTCCATCGTTTACTGCTCTTGCAAGATAACGGCTGACATTTTCAATTGCAGTGATGGC encodes:
- a CDS encoding aldo/keto reductase, whose amino-acid sequence is MKYRELGKTGEKVSAIGFGCMPISSIYGEADDAESMKILYHTLELGINLWDTADIYGVDHSNEILVGKALKGHRDQVFLASKFGFVLNEGEHDGFMPNTTHLDCSPVYVKQACDESLKRLDVDHIDLYYAHRIDPTVPVEETVGAMSELVREGKVRYIGLSECTLDDLQKAIKVFQITAVQSEFSLLSQQHRAVMEFCKENGIAFIPFAPLSRGLMTATLNADTLEANDFRRRLPRYQGEYLINNANL
- a CDS encoding cupin domain-containing protein; its protein translation is MSESRDLSNSAIFSKGEKFVSNNFKGTVYLNMLTLGACPIGNVTFEPGCRNNWHVHAGGQILLVTGGRGYYQEEGKPAQELHPGDVVQIPAGVKHWHGAAPDSWFVHLAIEVNPEKGPATWLEPVADEEYNKLK